One Lutra lutra chromosome 7, mLutLut1.2, whole genome shotgun sequence DNA window includes the following coding sequences:
- the LOC125104735 gene encoding uncharacterized protein LOC125104735, whose protein sequence is MRSCWRLQCGQLPDEELNKSDSKHSLESHHPANYGSQVSERRMAAAKFYKFPPSQWGLPSRRVPQASGLRQSRGWEQGDRGSLPGVGPAAPSCSLLSFPGTTPWTAVRLLPSSRDHCGFKSSGGARGFGEGGSGVPDSVPRCIQSVRDPNWESGPVLPTVATIKRPARSVPHVIKLLKGPWLGEIFFHHPVCCVCAKLWG, encoded by the exons ATGCGATCATGCTGGCGGCTACAGTGCGGACAACTGCCAGACGAAGAACTAAATAAATCCGACTCCAAACACTCCCTTGAGTCTCATCACCCGGCAAACTACGGATCACAGGTCTCCGAGCGGAGAATGGCTGCGGCGAAGTTTTACAAGTTTCCACCGAGCCAGTGGGGGCTCCCGAGCAGGCGCGTTCCCCAGGCGTCGGGGCTCCGGCAATCGCGCGGCTGGGAACAGGGAGACCGGGGGAGCCTCCCGGGGGTCGGCCCGGCAGCTCCCA GCTGCTCCTTGCTGTCTTTTCCTGGAACAACTCCCTGGACTGCTGTTCGTTTGTTACCCAGCTCGCGCgatcattgtggttttaagtCGTCCGGAGGAGCCCGGGGCTTTGGGGAAGGGGGCTCTGGTGTCCCGGACTCAGTCCCGCGGTGCATCCAGAGCGTGAGGGACCCGAACTGGGAAAGTGGACCGGTGCTACCGACAGTGGCCACGATCAAACGTCCAGCGCGGTCTGTACCGCATGTGATAAAGCTCCTTAAAGGTCCATGGTTGGGGGAGATTTTCTTCCATCATCCCGTCTGTTGTGTTTGCGCAAAGCTTTGGGGCTAG